AAAATGGTGAGTATGTTAACGAAATGAAAGAAGATCAAGGCTTAATCGCGAATATTATAGGGAAATCACCTAAATTAACGCGCCCGCCATATGGTTCGATGCCTGGCTTAAATGAAGCGCTTCGAAATAAAGTAGTAGAAGATGGATTTAAAGTTTGGGATTGGACCATTGACTCTTTAGACTGGAAATACAATAAGATGCCAGTGGATGCAGCTGCAGCACAAATTGTTCAAAATGTACTAGCAGGTGCAACGAAACCACAAGAAGTTATTTTAATGCACGATATTCACCCTCAATCTGTGGCTGCTGTACCAGCGATTTTAAAAGGCTTAAAAGAAAAGGGTTATGAGTTTGAAGCATATCATGAAGAAAATCACTTCCCAGTGAACTTCTGGCATGATAACCGTATGTAATGGAGGAATGGAAGTTGAAGTATGGAAAAGTAGCAGTAGTTGGAGCATTATCAGTAGGATTATTATCAGGTTGTTTCGGTGAAAAGCCAGAAGAAAACTTATATACAGCTTTTGAAAGTGCAGCAACACAAGAAAAATCATTGGCTGATGACACGAAAAAATTAGAGAAGTTAGAAAAGCAAGGGCAGGAACTATACTCTCAAATTCTACAAGAAGGTAAAGAACAGAATGAGGCAGTAATGAAGAAAATAGATCAAGCTACTGCAATTGTAGATGAGCGTGAAAAAATATTAAAAAATGAAAAAGAGTTATTAGAAAAAGCTCAAAAAGAAACAAAGTCTGTTCAAAGTAACATTGATAAGATTGAAGATAAGAAATTACAAGGACAAGCAAAAAAAGTAGAAGAATCATATAAAAATCGTTATGAAGCATTTCAAAAGATGAATGAAAACTATACGAAAGCATTAGCAGCTGAAAAAGAACTGTATGCAAAGTTAAAAATAAAAGAAACGAAGCTAAAAGAAATTGGTGAAAATGTCAAAACTTTTAATACACAAAATGAAGAAGCGCAAAAGGCAAAAGAACAGTTTAACCAACATACAAAAGAGTATAATGAAGGTAAATTAGCATTTTATAAAGATGCAAAGATTAAGATTAAAGAGCAAAAATAAAGAGTTTTACAATTAAGATTGAAATGAATATAGAAAGCCGAAAAAACAATTGTATTTAAAATGTTTTTTCGGCTTTTTCCATTGGATGAATAGAAAAGACTGGAATTGATACGATAAAAGAGTTATAGTTTATTATTTAAGGGCAAATGAAGAAAATCGTATACGTAAGGAGAATGAAATATGTCATATGAATTTTTACTCAAATTAGGTTTAGCACTCTTTTTAGGTTTATTCATCGGGATTGATAGGCAGCTAAAGAACAAACCGCTTGGTGTGAAAACAAGTATGGTTATTTCTGTAGCGAGTTGTTTAATTACAATTGTTTCAATTGAATCGGTACATGTATATTCTGTTCCGGGTCATACGAATATGGACCCAATGCGATTAGCGGCCCAAATTGTAAGTGGTATCGGTTTTCTTGGGGCTGGTGTAATTTTACGAAGAAGTAATGATGTAATTTCTGGGTTAACGACAGCTTCAATGGTATGGGCTGCATCTGCTTTAGGAATTGCGATTGGAGCAGGCTTTTATATACAAGCAACAGTAGCGATGATTTTAATTATATTAGCAATCAATGTGCTTCCTCATCTTGTGAAAATTGCTGGACCATATTCATTAAGACAAAAGGACTTATCTATTAAAATTACCGTAAACAAACATCGAGAGTTAGATGGGATTTTTAAGCAAATTAAAAATTTAAATATGCAAGTGAAACGAGTGAAAATTAAAGATATTGATAACGGAGCATCTCAGCAATTAGAAATGGTTATTTTAGCTCCAGAAGATTTATATACAACTGAGCTATATAGTTCGTTAAAAGAGATTGATCATGTTGTTTCTGTTGAAGTTGAAAGTAGATAATGAAACGAGTGATGAAAATTCACTCTTTTTTATTTGGGTTTTTATAGTAATAAATTGATATAATGATGAATAAGTAGGGAGGAGAAAATGGTGGGAATAAATATTAGAAGAGCAATGAAAGAAGATATATTAGGTATAGCAAAAGTACACGCAGAAAGTTGGAAAACAACTTATAAGGGAATATTACCTAATGAAGTTTTAGATAACATAACGTATGAACAACGAGAAAAACAATGGGAGAATATCTTTCAGCAAGCAAAGAATCACCAATATAGATTTGTAGCAGAGACGTTAGATGGAAAGATTATTGGTTTTATTGATGGTGGAGTTGAAAGAACAGGTGCATATAGTTGCGATGGAGAGTTATATGCGATATATATTTTACAAGAATATCAAGGATTAAAAGTAGGACAAAGATTATTTTATAGTCTTTTATCTGAATTTATAAAAAATGATATCGATTCTGTGTTAGTATGGGTAATTTCAAATAATCCTTCCAAAAAATTTTATGAGAAATTTAGTCCTGAAAAAGTTGATACTAAATTTTTAGAAAGATTACATGTGGAAGAAACGGCGTATTGTTGGAGAGATATGGATCTTTTATATAGACGAGTAGGTAAATAAGTGTAAATAATTTTATTATGTAAACAAATGAAATGATTAGTTTTTAGACGGATATACCAATAACTTAATGGTATATCTTTTTTATGTAATAAAAACCAAAGATTACCATGTATTTAATTTCGGATTTGAAACAATTTAATATATATAAGGAGGTGATCGGTAATGGCTAGAAATCGTAATTCTAATCATTTAGCATCAAACGGAGCACAAGCGGCTCTAGATCAAATGAAATATGAGATTGCACAGGAATTTGGTGTACAACTTGGAGCTGATACTTCTTCACGTGCAAACGGTTCTGTAGGCGGTGAAATCACAAAACGCCTTGTAGCGATGGCAGAACAACAGCTTGGTGGCGGATATACTCGCTAAATGTAAAAGGTCATAGGAGAAAGGAAGGATTCTTCCTTTCTTTTTTATTTTCTCATTCTGTTTTATCTCTAATTTCCATTAAATAGTATGGATATACGGTCTTTTGGATTGAAAGAATAGAAGTAATGCTATGTTTTACTCCAATTTCTTTTGTTATATAAGTTAAAAGGCAGACAAGATGTGATAGCCCTGATGGAATATGAAATGGAGTTCCGTCAGGGCTACTATATGGGATGAAATAAATGACGAAAGGTTTCGAAATTAACATGTTAAAAAAAGAAAACTGTTGTTTAATTGCACTTGCATCTGTTCCACTTGTTATGACATTAGGAAATTCAATGCTTATTCCAATCCTACCAACAATTGAAAAAAAATTGCATATTTCCTCTTTTCAAGTATCCATGATTATTACAATCTATTCTGTCGTCGCAATTTTACTTATCCCGATTGCTGGCTATTTATCAGACAGGTGGGGACGTAAAATAGTAATGGTTCCAAGTTTGTTAATTGCAGCCATTGGAGGAGCAATAACAGGCTGGGTATCATGGAAAGTAGAGAACCCTTATGTGTGGATTCTTATAGGGAGAGCAATTCAAGGGATAGGCGCTGCCGGAGCTATGCCGGTTGTCATTCCATGTGTTGGTGATTTGTATAAAGATGAAAAACAGGTTAGTACAGGTTTAGGAATAATTGAAACATCAAATACATTTGGAAAAGT
The DNA window shown above is from Bacillus clarus and carries:
- a CDS encoding peptidoglycan-N-acetylglucosamine deacetylase, with translation MENVFKVKRIAVVLIAIAVVAIGYFMFQSITSPAKAVAKQENTVQLASEQPKIDMKKSAPSRFNGKERKVAYLTFDDGPGKYTAELLNMLKQHDAKATFFLIGANVKEFPDLVKRENAEGHYVGMHSMTHNFAKLYKNGEYVNEMKEDQGLIANIIGKSPKLTRPPYGSMPGLNEALRNKVVEDGFKVWDWTIDSLDWKYNKMPVDAAAAQIVQNVLAGATKPQEVILMHDIHPQSVAAVPAILKGLKEKGYEFEAYHEENHFPVNFWHDNRM
- a CDS encoding YkyA family protein encodes the protein MKYGKVAVVGALSVGLLSGCFGEKPEENLYTAFESAATQEKSLADDTKKLEKLEKQGQELYSQILQEGKEQNEAVMKKIDQATAIVDEREKILKNEKELLEKAQKETKSVQSNIDKIEDKKLQGQAKKVEESYKNRYEAFQKMNENYTKALAAEKELYAKLKIKETKLKEIGENVKTFNTQNEEAQKAKEQFNQHTKEYNEGKLAFYKDAKIKIKEQK
- a CDS encoding MgtC/SapB family protein translates to MSYEFLLKLGLALFLGLFIGIDRQLKNKPLGVKTSMVISVASCLITIVSIESVHVYSVPGHTNMDPMRLAAQIVSGIGFLGAGVILRRSNDVISGLTTASMVWAASALGIAIGAGFYIQATVAMILIILAINVLPHLVKIAGPYSLRQKDLSIKITVNKHRELDGIFKQIKNLNMQVKRVKIKDIDNGASQQLEMVILAPEDLYTTELYSSLKEIDHVVSVEVESR
- a CDS encoding GNAT family N-acetyltransferase — translated: MVGINIRRAMKEDILGIAKVHAESWKTTYKGILPNEVLDNITYEQREKQWENIFQQAKNHQYRFVAETLDGKIIGFIDGGVERTGAYSCDGELYAIYILQEYQGLKVGQRLFYSLLSEFIKNDIDSVLVWVISNNPSKKFYEKFSPEKVDTKFLERLHVEETAYCWRDMDLLYRRVGK
- a CDS encoding alpha/beta-type small acid-soluble spore protein, translating into MARNRNSNHLASNGAQAALDQMKYEIAQEFGVQLGADTSSRANGSVGGEITKRLVAMAEQQLGGGYTR